One genomic window of Rhizomicrobium sp. includes the following:
- a CDS encoding alpha/beta hydrolase: MAGEAQGDAAVSELAAPVAAMLQRMRANLSAPIDAARIVSFRPIYSASQKDRMIAPGVTASDIDIDGVTVRLYRPQSDAPRPLHLYCHGGGFVIGSALSGEMDGLLSRRAAAARCVVASVEYALAPEHPFPAGVEDCYRALAGLAARAQELGLAARAISVGGASSGGNFAAVLALMAKDRGGPKIMLQLLEIAGVDLTKTSHAWRHPLPEHDTTRERDLAMLDLYIAKKDRAALYASPLFAPDLEGLPPAYVMNAQFDPRRDECEAYVARLNDAGVDAVARSMEGHIHGSFLLAGWEPAGRWQSEANAVLGAANRAAQAGETVVLS; encoded by the coding sequence ATGGCTGGCGAAGCGCAAGGCGACGCCGCCGTGAGCGAGCTGGCGGCGCCGGTCGCGGCCATGCTGCAACGGATGCGGGCAAATCTGTCCGCCCCCATCGACGCCGCGCGGATCGTTTCCTTCCGGCCGATCTATTCGGCAAGCCAGAAGGACCGCATGATCGCGCCGGGCGTGACGGCGAGTGATATCGATATCGACGGCGTGACGGTGCGGCTCTATCGGCCGCAGAGCGACGCGCCGCGGCCGCTGCATCTGTACTGCCATGGCGGTGGTTTCGTGATCGGCTCGGCCCTGTCGGGCGAGATGGACGGCCTCTTGTCGCGGCGTGCGGCGGCGGCGCGGTGCGTCGTGGCGTCGGTGGAGTATGCGCTGGCGCCGGAACATCCGTTTCCGGCCGGCGTAGAGGATTGCTATCGCGCGCTCGCCGGCCTGGCGGCACGGGCGCAGGAGCTTGGCCTCGCGGCGCGGGCGATCAGCGTTGGCGGCGCGTCATCGGGCGGGAATTTCGCGGCCGTGCTGGCGCTGATGGCGAAGGATCGCGGCGGGCCGAAGATCATGCTGCAATTGCTGGAGATCGCGGGCGTCGATCTGACCAAGACCTCGCATGCCTGGCGCCATCCGCTGCCCGAGCACGACACGACGCGCGAACGCGATCTCGCCATGCTCGATCTCTATATCGCGAAGAAGGACCGGGCGGCGCTCTATGCCTCGCCGCTCTTCGCGCCCGATCTGGAGGGGCTGCCGCCGGCCTATGTCATGAACGCGCAGTTCGACCCGCGCCGCGACGAATGCGAGGCCTATGTCGCGCGGCTGAACGATGCCGGCGTGGACGCCGTGGCGCGGAGCATGGAAGGCCATATCCACGGCTCGTTCCTGCTGGCGGGATGGGAGCCGGCGGGCCGCTGGCAAAGCGAGGCCAATGCCGTGCTGGGCGCGGCCAATCGCGCGGCGCAGGCGGGCGAGACGGTGGTCCTGTCTTAG
- the accC gene encoding acetyl-CoA carboxylase biotin carboxylase subunit: MFEKVLIANRGEIALRINRACKEMGIATVAVHSTADADAMHVRLADESVCIGPPASAQSYLNIPAIISACEITGAEAIHPGYGFLSENARFAEIVREHGITFIGPTPEHIRMMGDKITAIKAVKELGIPTVPGSGGAVEDADALRIAREIGFPVLIKATAGGGGRGMKVANSEVELSLALSTARHEAKTAFGNDQVYMEKYLQKPRHIEIQVLADAVGNVIHLGERDCSLQRRHQKVWEEAGSPALNATQRDEIGGVVTRALKKLGYLGAGTIEFLFEDGQFYFIEMNTRLQVEHPITEAITGIDIVREQIRIAAGGALEVRQEDVTFSGHAIECRINAENAFTFQSSPGTITQFHTPGGLGVRFDSAIYSGYKISPYYDSLAGKLIVHAKNRNECLLRLRRALDELVVGGIETTIPLFQLLVRDKDIIDGDYNIHWLEQWLAKRKATPP; this comes from the coding sequence ATGTTTGAAAAGGTCCTCATCGCCAATCGCGGCGAGATCGCGCTTCGCATCAACCGGGCGTGCAAGGAGATGGGCATCGCCACCGTGGCGGTGCACTCCACCGCCGACGCCGACGCGATGCATGTGCGGCTCGCCGACGAGAGCGTGTGCATCGGCCCGCCCGCCTCGGCGCAGAGCTATCTCAACATCCCCGCGATCATCTCGGCCTGCGAGATCACCGGCGCGGAGGCGATCCATCCCGGCTACGGCTTCCTGTCGGAAAACGCGCGCTTCGCCGAGATCGTGCGCGAGCACGGCATCACCTTCATCGGCCCGACGCCCGAGCACATCCGGATGATGGGCGACAAGATCACCGCGATCAAAGCGGTGAAGGAGCTCGGCATCCCGACGGTGCCGGGCTCGGGCGGGGCGGTGGAGGACGCCGACGCGCTGCGCATCGCGCGCGAGATCGGCTTTCCGGTCCTCATCAAGGCGACGGCCGGCGGCGGCGGGCGCGGCATGAAAGTGGCGAACAGCGAGGTGGAGCTTTCGCTGGCGCTGTCGACCGCGCGGCACGAGGCCAAGACGGCGTTCGGCAACGACCAGGTCTATATGGAGAAATATCTCCAGAAGCCGCGCCATATCGAGATCCAGGTGCTGGCCGACGCGGTCGGCAACGTCATCCATCTGGGCGAGCGCGACTGCTCGCTGCAGCGCCGCCACCAGAAGGTTTGGGAGGAGGCGGGCTCGCCTGCCCTCAACGCGACGCAGCGCGACGAGATCGGCGGCGTGGTGACGCGCGCGCTCAAGAAGCTCGGCTATCTCGGCGCCGGCACGATCGAGTTCCTGTTCGAGGACGGCCAGTTCTATTTCATCGAGATGAATACGCGGCTGCAGGTCGAGCATCCAATCACCGAGGCGATCACCGGCATCGACATCGTGCGCGAGCAGATCCGCATCGCGGCCGGCGGCGCGCTGGAAGTGCGCCAGGAGGACGTGACGTTCTCCGGCCACGCCATCGAGTGCCGCATCAACGCGGAGAACGCCTTCACCTTCCAGTCGTCGCCGGGCACCATCACGCAATTCCATACGCCGGGCGGGCTCGGCGTGCGCTTCGACAGCGCGATCTATTCCGGCTATAAAATCTCGCCCTATTACGACAGCCTGGCGGGCAAGCTGATCGTGCACGCCAAGAACCGCAACGAGTGCCTGCTGCGGCTGCGCCGCGCGCTGGACGAGCTGGTGGTCGGCGGCATCGAGACCACGATCCCGCTGTTCCAGCTCCTGGTCCGCGACAAGGACATCATCGACGGCGACTACAACATCCACTGGCTCGAACAATGGCTGGCGAAGCGCAAGGCGACGCCGCCGTGA
- the accB gene encoding acetyl-CoA carboxylase biotin carboxyl carrier protein: MNMKDMKSIGARLSAGGKAKQGLVDPGAIRELAELLTETGLTEIEIEANGARLRVSKQTGGTVMAAAPAPAPAAASAATPAKPAGPHPGAVPSPMVGTVYLSPEPGAKAFVSVGQTVKEGDTLFIVEAMKTMNPITAPRGGTVSEICVDDAQPVEFGQTLCILN; the protein is encoded by the coding sequence ATGAACATGAAGGACATGAAATCGATCGGCGCCAGGCTGTCCGCCGGCGGCAAGGCCAAGCAGGGGCTGGTCGATCCCGGCGCGATCCGCGAACTCGCCGAACTCCTCACGGAGACCGGCCTGACCGAGATCGAGATCGAGGCGAACGGCGCGCGGCTGCGCGTGTCGAAGCAGACCGGCGGCACCGTGATGGCCGCCGCGCCGGCGCCCGCCCCGGCGGCGGCGTCCGCCGCGACGCCGGCCAAGCCCGCCGGACCCCATCCGGGCGCGGTGCCCTCGCCGATGGTCGGCACGGTGTACCTCTCGCCCGAGCCGGGCGCCAAGGCGTTCGTCAGCGTCGGCCAGACGGTGAAGGAAGGCGACACGCTGTTCATCGTGGAAGCGATGAAGACGATGAACCCGATCACGGCGCCGCGCGGCGGCACGGTGAGCGAAATCTGCGTCGACGACGCCCAGCCGGTCGAGTTCGGGCAAACCCTTTGCATCCTCAATTAG
- the aroQ gene encoding type II 3-dehydroquinate dehydratase: MPIYVLNGPTLNLLGTREPEIYGTTTLDEIGRRTAARAKSHGLAVVFRQSNHEGVLVDWIQEAREKGSGVVLNAAAYTHTSVAIHDALKALGKPIIEVHLSNPHAREPFRHRSFVSKVATGVICGLKEQGYLAAIDAMAVLIEGTS; the protein is encoded by the coding sequence TTGCCGATCTACGTGCTGAACGGTCCGACGCTCAATCTGCTGGGGACGCGCGAGCCGGAGATCTATGGCACGACGACGTTGGACGAGATCGGCCGGCGCACGGCGGCGCGGGCCAAGAGCCATGGGCTTGCGGTCGTGTTCCGCCAGTCGAACCACGAGGGCGTACTGGTCGACTGGATCCAGGAGGCGCGCGAGAAGGGCTCGGGCGTGGTCCTGAACGCTGCCGCCTACACCCATACCTCGGTCGCGATCCATGACGCATTGAAGGCGCTGGGCAAGCCGATCATCGAAGTGCATCTCTCCAATCCGCATGCGCGCGAACCCTTCCGCCACCGCTCCTTTGTCAGCAAGGTGGCGACCGGCGTGATCTGCGGACTGAAGGAACAGGGCTATCTGGCCGCCATCGACGCGATGGCGGTCCTCATCGAAGGCACGTCATGA
- the thiS gene encoding sulfur carrier protein ThiS, translating to MSLNVIVNGEPKSFDRSLSVRGLLAALGLDPKKIAVERNLEIVQRSTYDAVPVADGDKFEIVHFIGGGNAPVIPPVEDKPFVLAGRTYASRLIVGTGKYANYADNARALEASGAEIVTVAVRRVNLTDPGQPRLVDFIDPKKITYLPNTAGCFTGEDAVRTLRLAREAGGWDLVKLEVLGEKKLLYPDMLETLRATEMLTKDGFKVMVYCSDDPLMAKRLEDLGAVAIMPLASPIGSGMGIQSTVNIRLIVEDAKVPVIVDAGIGTASDAAVAMELGCDAVISNTGIAHAKDPVKMAAAMKLAVEAGRLAWLAGRMPKKNYGDPSSPMTGLI from the coding sequence ATGAGCCTGAACGTCATCGTCAACGGCGAGCCCAAATCCTTCGACCGCTCGCTCAGCGTGCGCGGGCTTCTGGCCGCGCTCGGCCTGGACCCCAAGAAGATCGCGGTGGAGCGCAATCTGGAGATCGTGCAGCGCTCGACCTATGACGCAGTGCCGGTCGCGGACGGCGACAAGTTCGAGATCGTCCACTTCATCGGCGGCGGCAACGCGCCGGTTATTCCGCCGGTGGAGGACAAGCCCTTCGTCCTCGCCGGCCGGACCTACGCCTCGCGCCTCATCGTCGGCACCGGCAAGTACGCGAATTACGCCGACAACGCCCGCGCGCTGGAAGCCAGCGGCGCCGAGATCGTGACCGTCGCGGTGCGCCGCGTGAACCTCACCGATCCTGGCCAGCCCCGGCTGGTCGATTTCATCGATCCGAAGAAGATCACCTATCTGCCCAACACCGCCGGCTGCTTCACCGGCGAGGACGCGGTGCGCACGCTGCGGCTGGCGCGCGAGGCGGGCGGCTGGGATCTCGTGAAGCTCGAAGTCCTGGGCGAGAAGAAGCTGCTCTATCCCGACATGCTCGAAACGCTGCGCGCCACCGAGATGCTGACCAAGGACGGCTTCAAGGTGATGGTCTATTGCAGCGACGATCCGTTGATGGCCAAGCGGCTGGAAGACCTCGGCGCGGTGGCGATCATGCCGCTGGCCTCGCCGATCGGCTCGGGCATGGGCATCCAATCGACGGTCAATATCCGCCTCATCGTCGAGGACGCCAAAGTGCCGGTGATCGTCGACGCTGGCATCGGCACGGCCTCGGACGCGGCGGTGGCGATGGAGCTCGGCTGCGACGCGGTGATCTCCAACACCGGCATCGCGCATGCGAAGGACCCGGTGAAGATGGCGGCCGCGATGAAGCTGGCGGTGGAAGCCGGCCGCCTCGCCTGGCTCGCCGGTCGCATGCCGAAGAAGAACTACGGCGACCCGTCGAGCCCGATGACGGGATTGATTTGA
- a CDS encoding type II toxin-antitoxin system VapC family toxin: MNYHFDTNTAIGFIKGFPKIRHQAAQVLERQSSISLSSIVLFELWYGVANGHRFQEDAAALRAFLAERVHVIPFGDAEANAAGEIRATLKAAGTPIGPYDLLIAAHAVRLGATLVTANVREFSRVPGLKWEDWSA; encoded by the coding sequence GTGAATTATCATTTCGATACAAACACAGCCATCGGTTTCATCAAGGGTTTTCCGAAAATTCGCCATCAAGCCGCGCAAGTGCTGGAGCGGCAATCTTCGATTTCGCTATCGAGCATCGTGCTTTTCGAGCTCTGGTATGGCGTCGCGAATGGGCACCGATTTCAGGAAGATGCGGCTGCGCTGAGGGCGTTTCTGGCCGAGCGTGTTCATGTCATTCCATTCGGCGATGCCGAGGCGAATGCCGCCGGCGAGATCCGGGCCACACTGAAGGCCGCCGGTACGCCGATCGGGCCGTACGATCTCTTGATCGCCGCGCATGCGGTGCGCCTCGGCGCCACACTCGTCACGGCCAATGTCCGCGAATTCTCGCGCGTGCCGGGCCTCAAATGGGAAGACTGGAGCGCCTGA
- a CDS encoding thioredoxin domain-containing protein — MTGQWKFAALGALVGAAIAVGIVFGAAATGYFPTARVDGRQVRAYLLAHPQIFAEIQERYAALQERQADVAEGARQAAVDTAGAKAFFDPAVAYVTGPANAKISLVEFFDYNCVHCRNTFPTIKAFYEAHKDNARFAFVDFPIFGKMSTAAARAAVAARRQPDKYVPFSFALMSEPGAIDLETLMRVAQASGLDMTKLIADMKDPATDKTLAAARALAKRVSVDGTPTFIVNGKVHSGEIDEDTLKQMTGT, encoded by the coding sequence ATGACCGGACAATGGAAGTTCGCGGCGCTGGGCGCCCTGGTCGGCGCGGCGATCGCGGTGGGGATCGTGTTCGGCGCGGCGGCGACGGGCTATTTCCCGACGGCGCGGGTCGACGGGCGGCAGGTGCGCGCCTATCTGCTGGCGCATCCGCAGATCTTCGCCGAGATCCAGGAGCGCTATGCGGCGCTGCAGGAGAGGCAGGCGGACGTCGCCGAAGGCGCGCGGCAGGCGGCGGTCGACACGGCGGGCGCCAAGGCGTTCTTCGATCCGGCGGTCGCCTATGTGACGGGGCCGGCCAACGCCAAGATCTCGCTGGTCGAGTTCTTCGACTACAATTGCGTGCATTGCCGCAACACGTTTCCGACGATCAAGGCGTTCTACGAGGCGCACAAGGACAATGCGCGCTTCGCCTTCGTCGATTTTCCGATCTTCGGCAAGATGTCGACGGCGGCGGCGCGGGCCGCGGTCGCGGCGCGCCGGCAGCCGGACAAATATGTGCCGTTCTCCTTCGCGCTGATGAGCGAGCCGGGCGCGATCGACCTCGAGACGCTGATGCGGGTGGCGCAGGCGTCCGGGCTCGACATGACCAAGCTGATCGCCGACATGAAGGACCCGGCGACGGACAAGACGCTGGCGGCGGCGCGGGCGCTGGCGAAGCGGGTGAGTGTCGACGGCACGCCGACCTTCATCGTCAACGGCAAGGTCCATTCCGGCGAGATCGACGAGGACACGCTGAAGCAGATGACGGGGACGTGA
- a CDS encoding M48 family metalloprotease produces MGSLGLLGGPAAAQGIMLLRDTETERALRSYEDPLLKAGGLDPAGVKIYLVNDPTVNSFVAEGQNMFIQSGMIMFARNSLELKGVMAHETGHIVAGHLSRDTEAIQKATIPMLLSMVIGIAAIAAGAGQAGMLILMGGQGIAQNQFNAFSRVQESTADQIALKLLNKTHQSPRGLLATFSRLADEEARAYDRMDPYASDHPMGRDRVANLEAEVEASPYKDVPEDPAVEHEYEMIQAKLAGYVEPLPVVFNRYPLTDKSETARYARAMAYSRKPDLPNALAEINSLIKDEPNNPYFYEVLGQIYVSMAKPELGVVAYQKSVDLMPSAPQLRVALGAAQLATERPALAKPALENLKVALQQEDDDPFAWYEAAQAYSQMGNEPMADLATAERYYSVGAYAPAAMFANKARHGLEQGSPDWQRANDIVAISMPAARAQQQR; encoded by the coding sequence GTGGGAAGTCTCGGCCTGCTCGGCGGGCCGGCCGCGGCCCAGGGCATCATGCTGCTGCGCGACACCGAGACCGAACGCGCGCTGCGCTCCTATGAGGATCCGCTGCTCAAGGCCGGCGGCCTCGATCCGGCGGGCGTGAAGATCTATCTCGTCAACGATCCAACGGTGAACTCCTTCGTCGCCGAAGGCCAGAACATGTTCATCCAGTCGGGCATGATCATGTTCGCGCGCAATTCGCTCGAACTGAAGGGCGTGATGGCGCACGAGACCGGGCACATCGTGGCCGGCCATCTGTCGCGCGACACCGAGGCGATCCAGAAGGCGACGATCCCGATGCTGCTGTCGATGGTGATCGGCATCGCGGCGATCGCGGCCGGCGCCGGCCAGGCCGGCATGCTGATCCTGATGGGCGGCCAGGGCATCGCGCAGAACCAGTTCAACGCCTTCAGCCGGGTGCAGGAATCCACCGCCGACCAGATCGCGCTCAAGCTGCTCAACAAGACGCATCAGTCGCCGCGCGGGCTGCTGGCGACCTTCAGCCGCCTCGCCGACGAAGAGGCCCGCGCCTATGACCGCATGGACCCCTACGCGAGCGACCATCCGATGGGCCGCGACCGCGTCGCCAATCTCGAAGCCGAGGTCGAGGCCTCGCCCTACAAGGACGTGCCGGAAGACCCGGCGGTCGAGCACGAATACGAGATGATCCAGGCCAAGCTCGCCGGCTATGTCGAGCCGCTGCCGGTGGTGTTCAACCGCTATCCGCTCACCGACAAAAGCGAGACGGCGCGCTATGCCCGCGCCATGGCCTATTCGCGCAAGCCCGATTTGCCCAACGCGCTGGCCGAGATCAACAGCCTGATCAAGGACGAGCCGAACAATCCCTATTTCTACGAGGTGCTGGGCCAGATCTATGTGAGCATGGCCAAGCCCGAACTCGGCGTCGTGGCCTATCAGAAATCGGTCGATTTGATGCCGAGCGCGCCGCAGCTGCGCGTCGCGCTGGGCGCGGCGCAGCTCGCCACCGAGCGGCCGGCGCTGGCCAAGCCGGCGCTCGAAAACCTCAAGGTCGCGCTGCAGCAGGAGGACGACGATCCCTTCGCCTGGTACGAGGCGGCGCAGGCCTATAGCCAGATGGGCAACGAGCCGATGGCCGATCTGGCGACGGCGGAGCGCTATTACTCGGTCGGCGCCTATGCGCCGGCGGCGATGTTCGCCAACAAGGCGCGCCACGGCCTGGAACAGGGCTCGCCGGACTGGCAGCGCGCCAACGACATCGTCGCGATCTCGATGCCCGCGGCGCGCGCGCAGCAGCAGCGCTAG
- a CDS encoding gamma-glutamyltransferase, whose protein sequence is MRLRSRILACASSLLLLSGCSIGLGSLGGDADTGGAVPASTPSTPSSSGGGGIGGLIGLGGGGTAGARALAVGDEPYAVRVGASILQQGGSAADAATAMYFALAVTYPVAAGLGGGGICIVRDPATSHTEEFDFLARDSGGGGAYAVPGNVRGFALMQGIYGALPWQRDVAPGEGYASAGFPISHALSDRIATLKDVIRLDAALAAEFLDETGQAKAAGTIVTNPDLAATLAIVRTGGPNAFYGGNLGARILAYSAQQGGAINVREFARYQATRTAPQAIQLGNQYVLLPSQRTGAGAFSGALFETLQRAMATDAGAGDLQAAVVVAVKQALARFHVTDLPQDLGATGFAATDPSGQAVACAVTMNGPFGSGRNAQGTGVTLARAPSSGPSGIAAAFVTPVIATDSGGALTLAGAAAGGPNGTAALGYALARLSRGEQVSRRSDLRSTGVAPYDTINAITCQGGACVALPDPESKGLGASGDTGR, encoded by the coding sequence TTGAGGCTTCGTTCGCGGATTTTGGCTTGCGCTTCAAGCCTGCTGCTTCTGTCGGGCTGTTCCATCGGTCTCGGCTCGCTGGGCGGTGACGCCGACACCGGCGGCGCCGTCCCGGCCAGCACGCCGAGCACGCCCAGCAGCTCGGGCGGCGGCGGCATCGGCGGCCTCATCGGCCTGGGCGGCGGCGGCACGGCCGGCGCCAGGGCGCTCGCGGTCGGCGACGAGCCCTATGCGGTCAGGGTCGGCGCGTCGATCCTGCAGCAGGGCGGCTCGGCCGCCGATGCCGCGACCGCGATGTATTTCGCGCTGGCCGTGACCTATCCGGTCGCCGCGGGCCTCGGCGGCGGCGGCATCTGCATCGTGCGCGACCCGGCGACCAGCCACACGGAGGAGTTCGATTTCCTCGCCCGCGATTCCGGCGGCGGCGGCGCCTATGCGGTGCCGGGCAATGTCCGCGGCTTCGCGCTGATGCAGGGCATCTACGGCGCGCTGCCCTGGCAGCGCGACGTGGCGCCGGGCGAAGGCTATGCCTCGGCCGGCTTTCCGATCAGCCACGCGCTGTCGGACCGCATCGCGACCTTGAAGGACGTGATCCGCCTCGACGCCGCGCTCGCCGCCGAATTCCTCGACGAGACCGGCCAGGCCAAGGCGGCCGGCACCATCGTCACCAATCCCGATCTCGCCGCGACCCTTGCGATCGTCCGCACCGGCGGGCCGAACGCGTTCTATGGCGGCAATCTCGGCGCGCGCATCCTGGCCTATTCGGCGCAGCAGGGCGGCGCGATCAACGTGCGGGAGTTCGCGCGCTATCAGGCGACGCGCACCGCGCCGCAGGCGATCCAGCTCGGCAACCAATATGTCCTGCTGCCGTCGCAGCGCACCGGCGCCGGCGCCTTCTCCGGCGCCCTGTTCGAGACGCTGCAGCGCGCGATGGCGACGGACGCCGGCGCCGGCGATCTGCAGGCCGCGGTCGTCGTCGCGGTCAAGCAGGCGCTCGCGCGCTTCCACGTCACCGACCTGCCGCAGGATCTCGGCGCCACCGGCTTCGCCGCCACCGACCCGAGCGGGCAGGCGGTCGCCTGCGCCGTGACGATGAACGGCCCGTTCGGCTCGGGCCGCAATGCCCAGGGCACCGGCGTGACGCTGGCGCGCGCGCCCTCCAGCGGGCCGTCCGGCATCGCCGCCGCCTTCGTCACGCCGGTGATCGCGACCGACAGCGGCGGCGCGCTGACGCTGGCCGGCGCGGCCGCCGGCGGGCCCAACGGCACCGCCGCTTTGGGCTACGCGCTGGCGCGCCTGTCGCGCGGCGAGCAGGTGAGCCGCCGCTCCGATCTGCGCTCCACGGGCGTGGCGCCCTACGACACGATCAACGCCATCACCTGCCAGGGCGGCGCCTGCGTGGCGCTCCCCGACCCGGAATCGAAGGGCCTGGGCGCGAGCGGGGATACGGGGCGATAG
- a CDS encoding metalloregulator ArsR/SmtB family transcription factor, translated as MKASRARIDGVLSALADPQRRRIVDLLSQRPRPAGELAGSVGVSAPAMSRHLRTLRETGLVEERHDGLDARVRVYSLRPEPIAELKRWLEETEALWGRQLVAPKAHVEKRKR; from the coding sequence GTGAAGGCGTCGCGGGCGCGGATCGACGGGGTGCTGTCGGCGCTGGCCGATCCGCAGCGCCGCCGCATCGTCGACCTCCTGTCGCAGCGGCCGCGGCCGGCGGGCGAATTGGCTGGGAGCGTCGGCGTCAGCGCCCCGGCGATGAGCCGCCATTTGCGCACGCTGCGCGAGACGGGCCTGGTGGAGGAGCGCCATGACGGCCTCGACGCCCGCGTCCGCGTCTATTCCTTGCGGCCCGAACCGATCGCCGAACTGAAGCGATGGCTGGAGGAAACCGAGGCGCTATGGGGCCGCCAGCTCGTCGCGCCGAAGGCGCATGTCGAAAAGCGCAAGCGGTGA